Within Desulfuromonas sp., the genomic segment ATTCAACATTCTTCAGGTAGAAGGTATTCTCGCCATTGGCCAAAGCCGTATAGCCCTGAAGGAAAAACGGATGCGCCGCGTAGCGGACGATGTCGTAGTTGGTGTTCTGGCGGCACTGGGCAGTGATAACCTTGGCCGTAAACTTTTCGTCCGGTTCCCAGAGATTGAAGTAGGTCCCGATATCACGCGGATCGCCAATCTCCTTAAGGGTAATCACGTCGGGCCAGAACGAGTAAACGAAGCCGAGCTCATCATCTTCAAGCGCTTCGCGCATTTGCAGGCGCATATCAACCAGAAGCTCTTCCTTTTCCTTCTGGTCGCCGTGGCGAAAACTCTTGGGATAGTCGAATGTTTCGAAAACATAGTTCGGCATGGCGTTGATATCGAGACCCGGCAGATCACTTGTTTCCGGAACCCACTGCATCACGCGTTGAAACCCGGCATCATGCAGGATATCTTCGGCAATTTTCAGACCTTCGTCAGTGCAGGCCATCGAAAGAGTCGGAAGATGCTTATAGCTTTCGAAGATCCCGCCAAGGTCGTGCATGACCATGGCAAATCCCGAGTTGTCGTGCCCCTTCTGCTGTGACTGCATTAATCGCAGGGCCTGGCTCGGGTGCACATAGTTCAAGCTCTTGATCGCTCCTATGCGGCACATATTATTTTTCCTCCGT encodes:
- a CDS encoding glutamate synthase, with the translated sequence MCRIGAIKSLNYVHPSQALRLMQSQQKGHDNSGFAMVMHDLGGIFESYKHLPTLSMACTDEGLKIAEDILHDAGFQRVMQWVPETSDLPGLDINAMPNYVFETFDYPKSFRHGDQKEKEELLVDMRLQMREALEDDELGFVYSFWPDVITLKEIGDPRDIGTYFNLWEPDEKFTAKVITAQCRQNTNYDIVRYAAHPFFLQGYTALANGENTFYLKNVEFQRKLHRGYIGFESDSQCFLYSLHYVHRELGWPLSYFKHVITPLPFEDIEHREDKEQLLAIRQSLAHLEINGPNTIIGVLPDNTMFTCCDAKKLRPVVIGRTDETVVISSEVCGINEVLPDRQWDADIYPHEREVVAIDNNLEVQRWRQ